From the genome of Pararhizobium sp. A13, one region includes:
- a CDS encoding glycosyltransferase family 2 protein — protein MDANVSVILPTFNRVRSLPAAMMSVLTQSYVDLELIVVDDGSSEDVEGLVRGIQDARVKYIRRQVNGGAAAARNTGLSHAKGKFIGFQDSDDIWLPGKLIRQVALFSTLPGHIGAVTGGKIIYGRDAFFNYGPAKVAYAPSPEGTLRLDEDQLGHLLRENRISLQNALFRRDCLGEAVWFDICARANEDWEFAIRLVQQTTVYEDIEPVVLGFISPDSISSNSRKQMMGMLRILRNNKIVLESRARQRSRLLIDLAVALYKAGKTKRALKFMVAALRDHPAHIGSVGIATLRKACKIAGGPLKFRLPAESAETHKLN, from the coding sequence ATGGATGCCAACGTCTCTGTTATCCTGCCGACGTTCAATCGCGTGCGCAGCCTCCCCGCCGCCATGATGAGTGTACTTACTCAGTCCTACGTGGATCTAGAACTTATCGTGGTGGATGACGGCTCCTCGGAAGACGTGGAGGGGCTTGTCCGCGGTATCCAGGACGCTCGCGTGAAGTATATCCGACGACAGGTCAACGGCGGGGCCGCCGCGGCGCGTAACACCGGGCTTTCTCACGCGAAAGGCAAGTTCATTGGATTTCAGGACAGCGACGATATCTGGCTCCCGGGAAAGCTGATCCGCCAGGTGGCGCTGTTTTCGACGCTTCCCGGTCATATCGGCGCTGTGACGGGGGGCAAGATCATCTACGGTCGAGACGCCTTCTTCAACTATGGCCCCGCCAAGGTTGCGTACGCGCCGTCGCCCGAAGGGACGCTTCGGCTCGACGAAGACCAACTTGGCCACCTGCTGCGAGAAAATCGCATTAGCCTCCAGAATGCGCTGTTTCGGCGGGACTGCCTTGGCGAGGCCGTCTGGTTCGATATCTGCGCGCGCGCCAACGAAGATTGGGAATTTGCCATTCGGCTCGTTCAGCAGACAACGGTCTACGAAGACATCGAGCCAGTTGTGCTCGGCTTCATTTCACCGGACAGCATATCATCCAACTCGCGCAAGCAGATGATGGGCATGCTACGCATTCTGCGAAACAACAAAATCGTCCTTGAATCCAGAGCGAGGCAACGATCGAGATTGCTGATCGACCTCGCGGTCGCCCTGTACAAGGCGGGGAAAACGAAACGGGCCCTCAAGTTCATGGTCGCAGCTCTTAGAGATCATCCCGCTCACATAGGTTCGGTGGGCATCGCTACCCTACGAAAAGCCTGCAAGATCGCCGGCGGGCCACTGAAGTTTCGGCTTCCGGCAGAATCGGCCGAAACGCACAAGTTAAACTGA
- a CDS encoding glycosyltransferase family 4 protein, producing MRVLVFGHRLEVGGTQVNAIELSTYLRDVCGHEITYFATPGPMNVLIDKADLRFRAAPEASSHPSPARMRVIDQIIRSVRPDVVHIWDWPQWLDAFLGVQLLRRMPVVVTCMSMVVPSVMPKRAARTTFGTPELVERARVAGYRHAHLIMPPVDIKLNSPDRQSALEFRKRFEIDEDDVLFVTVSRLVDWMKTESISRTMGAIRRLGSDKRLRFVVVGDGSARADLEALAAKINAELGRNAILLTGALLDPRPAYAAADAVIGMGGSALRGMAFEKPVIVVGERNFSALFSSQTREFFYTKGIYGEGDGRPGSDLLVADMTRLVKSPEERRSLGQLARSFVEQHYSIDAIGRDLNDILVSASTDPFSFKDVVYDTCRTASLATAKGLRLQNPWRAF from the coding sequence ATGAGAGTATTAGTGTTTGGACACCGGCTGGAGGTGGGCGGCACACAGGTCAATGCGATCGAACTGAGCACGTATTTGCGGGATGTTTGCGGACATGAAATTACTTATTTTGCAACTCCCGGCCCCATGAATGTCTTGATCGACAAAGCCGACCTTCGCTTCCGGGCTGCGCCGGAGGCGAGTTCGCACCCGTCACCAGCGCGAATGCGTGTCATAGATCAGATCATCCGATCCGTGCGGCCGGACGTCGTTCACATCTGGGATTGGCCACAGTGGTTGGACGCTTTCCTAGGAGTCCAACTGCTCAGACGAATGCCCGTGGTAGTGACATGCATGTCTATGGTCGTGCCATCAGTTATGCCGAAAAGAGCTGCCCGAACAACGTTCGGGACGCCGGAACTTGTCGAGAGGGCACGCGTTGCAGGTTATCGGCATGCGCACTTGATCATGCCTCCTGTCGACATCAAGTTGAATTCGCCCGATCGTCAAAGCGCACTCGAATTCCGCAAGAGATTCGAGATCGACGAGGACGATGTCTTGTTCGTGACGGTGAGTCGGCTCGTCGACTGGATGAAGACAGAAAGCATTAGCAGAACTATGGGTGCGATACGACGCCTGGGATCCGACAAGAGGTTGCGTTTCGTCGTCGTTGGCGACGGCTCGGCTCGGGCGGATTTGGAGGCGCTTGCAGCGAAAATCAACGCAGAGCTTGGTCGTAACGCCATCCTGCTTACGGGCGCGCTGCTCGATCCGCGCCCTGCCTATGCCGCCGCGGACGCCGTCATCGGTATGGGAGGGTCGGCCTTGCGCGGCATGGCTTTCGAAAAACCGGTGATCGTCGTTGGAGAACGAAATTTCTCGGCCTTGTTTTCATCGCAAACGAGGGAATTCTTCTACACAAAAGGCATTTATGGCGAAGGTGATGGCAGACCCGGTAGTGATCTCCTCGTCGCGGATATGACCCGCCTTGTGAAGTCGCCGGAGGAGCGGCGCTCACTTGGTCAACTGGCCCGCAGTTTTGTGGAACAACACTATTCCATCGATGCAATTGGTCGCGACTTGAATGATATTCTCGTCTCAGCCAGCACTGACCCGTTCAGCTTCAAGGATGTGGTTTACGACACATGCCGAACGGCTTCGCTCGCCACCGCGAAGGGGCTTCGCTTGCAAAACCCGTGGCGGGCGTTTTAA
- a CDS encoding nucleotide sugar dehydrogenase, whose product MKIAVIGAGKMGLPLACQFAARGGTVVACDVRQVVVDTINRGECPIDEPGVLELLKAAVQAGQLRATTSIAAAVAEAEVVVVIVPVLLTAECDADLSIMESVTRQVGTNLRPGTMVCYETTLPVGTTRRLATILEESGYVAGRDFDVVFSPERVKSQFVLEHLECNTKVVGGLTPAAGARAAAFYATYLGAPTADVGSPEAAELVKLAGMVYRDVAIAISNEIARYAEAVGVDIHAILPAINADGEAALLSPGIGVGGHCTPVYPHFVIGDGKRRDVNMAMTQLARRVNDGQAAWAIDRLEQAWRPVRNEDVLVLGLGFRPQVKEHICSSSFLIGSTLRERGARVFLNDMLYSHDEIRLHGFDPVDVHDRRLPPALVLSTAHDVYRRLDMRHLARRGVEAIVDGRAVWQPDEARAAGIIYVGVGRP is encoded by the coding sequence ATGAAAATTGCGGTCATCGGAGCGGGCAAGATGGGGTTGCCGCTCGCCTGCCAGTTCGCGGCTAGGGGTGGCACCGTCGTGGCCTGCGACGTTCGGCAGGTCGTCGTCGATACCATCAATCGTGGCGAGTGCCCCATTGACGAGCCAGGCGTACTCGAGTTGCTCAAGGCTGCCGTCCAGGCAGGTCAACTGCGGGCGACAACGAGCATTGCGGCCGCGGTCGCTGAGGCCGAAGTGGTGGTAGTCATCGTCCCGGTACTCTTGACGGCCGAGTGTGATGCTGATCTCTCCATTATGGAAAGCGTTACCCGCCAGGTCGGAACCAATCTACGGCCGGGCACTATGGTTTGCTACGAGACAACTCTTCCCGTCGGAACAACCCGGCGCTTGGCAACAATCCTCGAGGAGAGCGGCTATGTTGCGGGGCGCGATTTCGACGTTGTCTTCTCGCCCGAACGAGTCAAGAGCCAGTTCGTGCTTGAACACCTTGAGTGCAACACCAAGGTGGTTGGCGGGTTGACGCCGGCCGCGGGTGCTCGCGCCGCGGCGTTCTACGCTACCTATCTAGGTGCCCCGACCGCTGATGTCGGTTCGCCCGAAGCGGCTGAACTCGTCAAGTTAGCCGGCATGGTCTATCGCGATGTTGCCATTGCCATCAGCAACGAGATAGCCCGTTATGCTGAGGCAGTCGGGGTTGACATTCACGCCATCCTGCCGGCCATCAACGCCGACGGGGAGGCGGCGCTGCTCTCTCCCGGCATCGGGGTGGGCGGCCATTGCACTCCAGTCTATCCTCATTTCGTCATCGGAGACGGTAAGCGGCGGGATGTCAACATGGCAATGACCCAGCTCGCACGCAGAGTGAACGACGGCCAGGCGGCCTGGGCCATCGACCGACTGGAACAGGCTTGGCGACCGGTGCGCAACGAGGATGTGCTGGTCCTCGGCCTCGGCTTCCGCCCGCAGGTAAAAGAGCATATCTGCTCGAGTTCCTTCCTCATCGGTTCGACCTTACGTGAGCGCGGCGCCCGCGTCTTCCTAAACGACATGTTGTATTCGCACGACGAGATCCGCCTGCATGGGTTTGATCCTGTTGATGTCCATGATCGCCGCCTGCCGCCGGCGCTTGTTCTCAGCACCGCACACGATGTTTACCGTCGGCTCGACATGAGGCACCTCGCACGCCGTGGCGTCGAGGCCATTGTCGACGGCCGCGCCGTCTGGCAGCCCGATGAGGCGCGTGCCGCCGGCATCATCTATGTCGGGGTCGGCCGGCCATGA
- a CDS encoding acyltransferase, whose amino-acid sequence MIASSVTLDEGVVIHHPALVNLYGCRIGAGTRIGTFVEVQKNAVLGRNCKISSHSFICEGVTIEDGVFIGHGVMFTNDPYPRAVNSGGELLSDDDWEVVPTLVKRHAAIGSNATILPGVTIGEGAQIGAGAVVTKDVPDYAIVAGVPAKIIGRVPDASASIPFSRRI is encoded by the coding sequence ATGATTGCATCAAGTGTTACCTTAGACGAAGGGGTGGTGATCCATCATCCTGCCCTGGTCAATCTCTACGGCTGCCGGATTGGTGCGGGCACGCGCATCGGCACCTTCGTCGAAGTTCAGAAAAACGCGGTCCTTGGCCGAAACTGCAAGATATCCAGCCACTCCTTCATCTGCGAGGGCGTAACGATCGAGGACGGCGTCTTCATCGGCCACGGCGTCATGTTCACCAACGATCCGTACCCACGTGCCGTCAATTCCGGCGGAGAGTTGTTGTCTGACGACGATTGGGAGGTCGTTCCCACCTTGGTCAAGCGCCATGCTGCAATCGGCAGCAATGCGACGATCCTGCCGGGTGTGACGATTGGCGAGGGTGCGCAGATCGGGGCTGGAGCGGTGGTGACGAAAGACGTTCCCGACTACGCCATCGTGGCAGGCGTGCCCGCCAAAATTATCGGTCGTGTACCGGATGCATCGGCAAGCATCCCTTTCTCCAGGAGAATATGA
- a CDS encoding NAD-dependent epimerase/dehydratase family protein produces the protein MRNRRILITGGAGFIGTHLAEHLAGKYELILLDNFRRNSLQSTNLLEHEGISIVEADVLDQSAMFDVTEHVDVVVHLAAIAGVNSYYEESLRTLQVNILGTVNLLEASARRGVSQFIDFSTSEVFGPDAMWVTEESPHGIGPVSDRRWVYAASKLASEHFTLRYGEQYGFSCTCVRPFNIYGPRQTGEGAIGNFLRAALVGEPLNVYNDGSPIRAWCYVTDIVEAIAAIIARPEAAVGQSFNIGNPREIETTLGLARRIARLVPGTEICHVRMERAEVRARVPSIEKAQRMLGFEPKIDLDEGLRRTLEWFSRRTSDENCGHRSGQDGVAARLPVRG, from the coding sequence ATGCGGAATAGGCGAATCCTGATCACTGGTGGCGCAGGCTTCATCGGCACACATCTTGCCGAGCACCTGGCAGGCAAGTATGAACTGATCCTGCTCGATAATTTCCGGCGCAACTCGCTTCAGTCCACCAACCTCCTGGAGCACGAGGGCATCAGCATTGTCGAGGCCGATGTGCTCGATCAGAGCGCAATGTTCGATGTCACCGAGCATGTTGACGTAGTGGTGCACCTGGCTGCGATAGCCGGCGTCAACAGCTACTATGAGGAGTCGCTTCGCACGCTTCAGGTCAATATCCTCGGCACGGTCAACTTGCTCGAGGCTTCGGCTCGCCGCGGAGTGAGCCAGTTCATCGACTTCTCCACAAGCGAGGTCTTCGGCCCAGATGCCATGTGGGTCACCGAGGAATCGCCGCACGGTATCGGACCGGTATCGGACAGGCGTTGGGTCTATGCCGCCAGCAAACTTGCCTCCGAGCACTTCACCTTGCGCTACGGTGAGCAATACGGCTTTTCCTGCACCTGCGTACGGCCCTTCAACATCTATGGCCCTCGTCAAACGGGCGAGGGCGCCATCGGAAACTTCTTGCGTGCAGCGCTCGTGGGTGAACCGCTCAACGTGTATAACGACGGTTCACCGATCCGGGCCTGGTGCTACGTCACCGATATAGTCGAGGCCATCGCTGCCATCATCGCCCGACCCGAGGCCGCGGTCGGCCAGAGCTTCAACATCGGCAATCCGCGTGAGATCGAGACGACGTTGGGCTTAGCACGGCGGATTGCTCGCCTCGTGCCGGGAACGGAAATCTGCCATGTGCGCATGGAGCGCGCCGAGGTCAGGGCACGCGTGCCCTCCATCGAAAAGGCGCAGCGGATGCTCGGCTTCGAGCCCAAAATTGATCTCGACGAGGGTCTCCGTCGGACCCTTGAATGGTTTAGTCGGAGGACTTCGGATGAAAATTGCGGTCATCGGAGCGGGCAAGATGGGGTTGCCGCTCGCCTGCCAGTTCGCGGCTAG
- a CDS encoding DapH/DapD/GlmU-related protein — protein sequence MSVEKISMTRIVQAVHGRREVPEDPGFQKELAVELKRSYGSAGLLELYGRFSSGDGFIDALMRRTIWQAIARRCGTGLQVGSGAGFKHPETFEIGNGVFIGAQAYIQGRYDGTCVIGDNVWIGPQAYMDARDLVIEECVGWGPGAKLLGSNHTAFPVDVPIIRTDLEIKPVRVGAWADIGTNATILPGVTIGKGAIVGAGAVVVSDVEPFAVVAGVPARFLRWRTDQTPANPQEGANHAE from the coding sequence ATGTCGGTTGAGAAAATCTCCATGACACGAATTGTCCAGGCCGTGCATGGCCGCCGCGAGGTCCCGGAAGACCCGGGCTTCCAAAAGGAACTCGCCGTTGAACTGAAGAGATCTTACGGCTCGGCCGGCCTTCTGGAGCTTTACGGGCGCTTTTCATCCGGCGACGGCTTCATCGACGCCTTGATGCGCCGAACGATCTGGCAGGCGATCGCACGGCGATGCGGCACCGGTCTCCAGGTCGGTAGCGGCGCGGGCTTCAAACATCCCGAAACATTTGAGATCGGCAATGGCGTCTTCATCGGCGCACAGGCCTATATCCAGGGTAGGTACGATGGAACCTGCGTGATTGGCGACAACGTTTGGATTGGCCCGCAAGCCTACATGGATGCGCGCGACCTGGTGATCGAGGAATGCGTCGGCTGGGGGCCGGGCGCCAAGTTGCTTGGTTCCAATCATACGGCCTTTCCGGTTGACGTGCCCATCATCCGAACGGATCTCGAAATCAAGCCCGTGCGCGTGGGTGCCTGGGCGGATATCGGGACGAACGCAACGATCCTTCCTGGTGTGACAATCGGGAAAGGCGCGATCGTCGGCGCGGGCGCCGTCGTCGTTTCGGATGTCGAACCATTCGCGGTTGTTGCCGGCGTCCCGGCTAGGTTCCTGCGTTGGCGAACTGATCAGACACCGGCGAATCCACAGGAGGGGGCCAACCATGCGGAATAG
- a CDS encoding glycosyltransferase family 2 protein, with protein MAGSDVAAKIAVVVVTYNSASVLGGLLDSLPSGLAGVDSYEVLVVDNNSCDNSVDLAQCHPIGAKVIQMGRNAGYAAGINAAIKTLSADTDVLVLNPDIRLEHGCVLRLSERLSEGTVGIVVPQILNEDRTVALSLRREPTIVTAWSDALLGTKLAALIGLGEIVAEPALYRHGGIVEWATGAALAISARARRAAGIWDESFFLYSEEVDYMARVRRSDLNVVYEVKARAVHFGGAYHENTYLSALMTTNRIRYFRQHHGPTATAVFRLAIIIGETMRIALGPGHRAALRAALFFSPAPQRAPPA; from the coding sequence ATGGCCGGTTCCGATGTCGCAGCAAAAATCGCGGTCGTCGTCGTCACCTACAATAGCGCCTCCGTTCTTGGCGGATTGTTGGATTCTCTGCCCTCGGGCCTGGCGGGGGTCGACAGCTACGAGGTGCTAGTCGTCGACAACAACTCCTGTGACAATTCCGTTGATTTGGCGCAGTGCCATCCGATCGGGGCAAAAGTCATTCAGATGGGACGAAACGCCGGTTACGCGGCAGGTATCAACGCCGCGATCAAGACCCTTTCGGCGGACACGGACGTCCTTGTTCTCAATCCGGATATTCGCCTCGAGCATGGATGCGTGCTTCGCCTGAGCGAGCGCCTGTCTGAAGGGACTGTTGGAATCGTGGTTCCGCAAATCTTGAACGAGGATCGGACCGTCGCGCTATCCTTGCGTCGGGAACCGACGATAGTCACGGCGTGGTCGGATGCTTTGCTCGGAACGAAACTCGCGGCCCTGATCGGCTTGGGCGAAATTGTTGCCGAGCCGGCACTCTATCGGCACGGCGGCATCGTAGAATGGGCGACCGGCGCGGCGCTCGCTATTTCGGCGCGGGCGCGGCGGGCCGCCGGAATCTGGGACGAGTCCTTCTTTCTCTACAGTGAGGAAGTCGACTATATGGCGAGGGTCCGCAGGTCAGACCTGAACGTTGTCTATGAGGTGAAGGCCCGTGCCGTGCATTTTGGCGGCGCGTATCATGAAAACACCTATTTGTCGGCACTGATGACCACCAATCGTATCCGCTACTTCAGACAACATCACGGACCAACGGCAACGGCGGTCTTTCGGCTTGCCATCATCATCGGGGAAACGATGCGCATCGCGCTGGGTCCCGGGCATCGCGCTGCCCTGCGCGCGGCCTTGTTCTTTTCGCCCGCACCTCAGCGGGCGCCGCCGGCCTGA
- a CDS encoding glycosyltransferase family 4 protein — MAKILLIAPTCNGEDVGEAWVACQWTRRLAERHEVTLLTYCKRGAKPATEQLSGIRIVEWREPPLLGRAERLNSLMKPGYIPFYFRARRWIANALDKGDRFDLVHQPVPVAMRYPSPAARLGLPLVVGPLGGGLSTPPGFAAEEASNPWFMRLRGLDHLRLRWDPLLRATFLSADCVLGIAAYVREQLAEIPLRRFEIMSETGLDVLPAPVDRSARIGPVKLLYVGRLVRTKGVRDVIRALGLLGDLPVELDIVGEGPERAECEKLVSTLDLGQRVRLHGWRRKDELPEFYRQADVFVFPSYREPGGNVALEAMAFSLPLIVVDRGGPGSATSEQCAIKLSVTNPEILAADVAKAIRKLVADPGLRRAMGAAAYAHVGQTALWSAKLDRMDSIYADLISAAQAGGAR; from the coding sequence GTGGCGAAAATCCTGCTTATCGCGCCGACCTGCAACGGTGAGGACGTCGGAGAGGCCTGGGTCGCCTGCCAGTGGACGCGCCGGCTCGCGGAGCGCCACGAAGTCACTCTGCTCACCTATTGCAAACGCGGTGCAAAGCCCGCCACGGAGCAATTGAGCGGCATCAGGATTGTCGAATGGCGGGAACCGCCATTGCTCGGCCGCGCCGAGCGGCTGAACAGTCTTATGAAACCGGGCTATATTCCATTCTATTTCCGCGCTCGCCGCTGGATTGCCAATGCGCTAGATAAAGGCGACCGATTCGACCTCGTGCATCAACCAGTGCCGGTCGCCATGCGATATCCGTCACCGGCGGCGAGGTTAGGATTGCCACTCGTCGTCGGACCGCTGGGCGGCGGGCTTTCCACACCCCCAGGCTTTGCCGCCGAAGAAGCATCAAACCCATGGTTCATGAGGTTGCGCGGACTAGACCACCTCCGGCTGAGGTGGGACCCGTTGCTTCGTGCGACATTCCTGAGCGCGGACTGCGTTCTCGGCATCGCAGCCTATGTGCGCGAACAACTCGCGGAAATCCCATTGCGCCGATTTGAGATCATGAGTGAGACGGGCCTTGATGTTCTTCCGGCGCCAGTCGACCGATCCGCGCGGATAGGGCCGGTCAAATTACTTTATGTGGGGCGCCTCGTCCGCACCAAGGGCGTGCGTGACGTCATCCGTGCCCTGGGGCTTCTCGGCGATCTGCCGGTTGAACTCGACATCGTTGGCGAGGGGCCGGAGAGGGCTGAATGCGAGAAACTGGTCTCGACGCTTGATCTTGGCCAGAGGGTGCGCCTGCACGGATGGCGGCGAAAAGACGAGCTGCCGGAATTCTACCGGCAAGCCGACGTTTTCGTCTTTCCGAGCTACCGGGAACCCGGCGGAAACGTTGCCCTTGAGGCGATGGCGTTTTCATTGCCGCTCATCGTCGTCGATCGCGGTGGTCCCGGAAGCGCGACGTCTGAACAATGTGCGATAAAGCTTTCCGTGACGAACCCCGAGATCCTTGCCGCAGACGTCGCCAAGGCTATTCGCAAGCTCGTTGCGGACCCGGGACTGCGGAGGGCAATGGGAGCGGCGGCTTACGCGCATGTCGGACAAACCGCCCTTTGGTCGGCCAAGCTTGATCGAATGGATTCGATCTACGCCGACCTCATCAGCGCGGCTCAGGCCGGCGGCGCCCGCTGA
- a CDS encoding DegT/DnrJ/EryC1/StrS family aminotransferase has protein sequence MIPFLDLKAQYASIKSEIDTAVLGVLASAQYVLGEEVAHLEEEFAAYCDVRHAVAVNTGTSALHLALLAAGVGPGDEVITVPFTFVATVSAVCYTGALPVFVDVEPVTLTMDPGKLEAAITSRTKAIIPVHLYGQMADMDAIMSIAARHDIAVIEDACQAHGAEYDGHRAGSMGVSGCFSFYPGKNLGACGEGGIAVTNNDAHAKTMRMLRDWGQERRYHHVLKGFNYRMDGIQGAILRVKLRHLDAWTAARRAHAIRYSSLLAELGTVKTPVEVAHRRHVYHIYAVQCRDRDGLHRALAAEGIQSGLHYPIPVHLQRAHEDLGYRPGDFPVSETAACTVLSLPIYPEMTARQVEQVVAAMEQDAYVG, from the coding sequence ATGATCCCTTTCCTTGATCTGAAAGCGCAATATGCATCGATCAAGAGCGAGATCGATACAGCGGTTCTGGGTGTGCTTGCCTCGGCCCAATATGTTCTGGGCGAAGAAGTTGCGCACCTTGAAGAAGAGTTTGCTGCTTATTGCGACGTGAGGCATGCCGTGGCCGTCAATACCGGCACGAGCGCACTGCATCTTGCCTTGCTTGCCGCGGGCGTGGGCCCCGGCGACGAAGTCATCACCGTTCCGTTCACCTTCGTCGCGACGGTATCGGCGGTTTGCTATACCGGCGCATTGCCTGTGTTTGTCGATGTCGAGCCGGTCACCTTGACCATGGATCCGGGAAAGCTGGAAGCAGCGATCACGTCCCGTACAAAGGCAATTATCCCTGTTCATCTGTACGGGCAGATGGCCGACATGGACGCGATCATGTCAATCGCGGCGCGTCACGACATCGCCGTGATCGAAGACGCCTGCCAGGCCCACGGCGCGGAATATGACGGTCACCGGGCGGGCAGCATGGGAGTATCCGGTTGCTTCAGCTTCTACCCGGGCAAGAACCTCGGCGCCTGTGGCGAGGGTGGCATCGCCGTCACCAATAACGATGCGCATGCCAAAACCATGCGGATGCTGAGGGATTGGGGGCAGGAGAGGCGCTATCACCATGTGTTGAAGGGGTTCAACTACCGCATGGACGGCATTCAGGGTGCAATCCTGCGCGTAAAACTCCGCCATCTGGACGCCTGGACCGCCGCGCGGCGCGCGCATGCGATACGCTATTCGTCCCTGCTTGCCGAGCTGGGCACGGTTAAGACGCCGGTCGAGGTCGCCCATCGCCGGCACGTCTACCATATCTATGCTGTCCAATGCAGGGATCGTGACGGGCTTCACCGGGCTTTGGCGGCCGAAGGCATCCAGTCGGGTCTTCACTATCCGATCCCCGTGCACCTCCAAAGGGCTCACGAAGACCTGGGATATCGGCCAGGTGATTTTCCGGTATCCGAGACTGCTGCGTGCACGGTGCTTTCGCTGCCAATCTATCCTGAAATGACGGCAAGACAGGTCGAACAGGTGGTTGCAGCCATGGAGCAGGACGCCTATGTCGGTTGA
- a CDS encoding Gfo/Idh/MocA family oxidoreductase encodes MIGVAVIGYGYWGPNLVRNIAEVPGARLLYVCDLMKERLAAVKARYPAVEITDDFEQVLRDPSVDAIAIATPVSTHFKLAMKAMMAGKHVFVEKPMASTVDEARRMVDEAARRRLILAVDHTFVHTGAVRKMREIVENGLGDLYYYDSVRVNLGLFQHDVSVIWDLAVHDLSIMDYVLPEKPVAVSATGMSHVVGEPENIAYLNLFFESKLIAHVHVNWLAPVKVRRTLIGGSSKMIVYDDLEPSEKIKIYDKGITLNGNPQRNGEKVYQMLVGYRTGDMYAPHLDMTEALSRELGQFVDCVERNQQPIVDGQAGLRVVRILEAATQSLAQRGRVVELEQTRRIA; translated from the coding sequence ATGATCGGCGTCGCGGTGATCGGCTACGGCTATTGGGGACCTAACCTGGTTAGAAATATCGCGGAAGTCCCTGGCGCTCGCCTTCTCTATGTTTGTGATCTCATGAAGGAACGATTGGCAGCCGTTAAAGCACGCTATCCGGCAGTGGAGATAACCGACGACTTCGAGCAGGTCTTGCGCGATCCCAGTGTCGATGCGATCGCGATAGCCACCCCGGTGTCGACCCATTTCAAACTCGCGATGAAAGCGATGATGGCGGGCAAGCATGTCTTTGTCGAAAAGCCGATGGCCTCGACGGTGGATGAGGCACGCCGCATGGTCGATGAAGCCGCCCGCAGGCGCTTGATACTCGCCGTCGATCATACGTTCGTGCATACGGGTGCGGTCCGCAAGATGCGCGAAATCGTCGAGAACGGGCTTGGGGACCTGTATTATTATGACTCTGTCCGGGTCAATCTCGGACTGTTCCAACACGATGTCAGCGTGATCTGGGACCTTGCCGTCCACGATCTCTCCATCATGGACTACGTGTTACCGGAAAAGCCGGTTGCCGTGTCAGCAACGGGTATGAGTCACGTCGTCGGCGAACCTGAGAACATCGCCTATCTCAATCTCTTTTTCGAAAGCAAGCTGATTGCTCACGTCCATGTCAATTGGCTTGCGCCTGTCAAAGTGCGCCGGACGCTGATCGGCGGTAGCAGCAAGATGATCGTGTATGACGATCTGGAGCCCAGCGAGAAGATCAAGATCTACGACAAGGGCATCACGCTGAATGGCAATCCACAACGGAATGGCGAGAAGGTCTATCAGATGCTGGTGGGCTACCGCACCGGTGACATGTATGCGCCGCATCTGGACATGACCGAGGCGCTGAGCCGCGAACTGGGCCAATTCGTCGATTGCGTCGAACGAAATCAGCAGCCCATTGTCGATGGACAGGCTGGCTTGCGCGTTGTCCGCATTCTCGAAGCTGCAACCCAGTCCCTTGCGCAGCGCGGGCGGGTGGTCGAACTCGAACAAACGAGGCGGATCGCATGA